The Flammeovirgaceae bacterium genome contains a region encoding:
- a CDS encoding GAF domain-containing protein has product MKSSRIINNLTRIGIGLGMVFPLGSLVIDLWAKDLTISLKNLASLYSLNPLHWIILSAPIVLGGSFYYLAKRIANRENYLLNIAAKEKEQMQLISSYITELGNGNLTTSLPDHFENKPLLEALHTFRDKLLADREQSEKRQWVNEGLAKFGEILRAHENLDELGYAVVKNLVEYCNLTQGGIFVVGGEDAPYLELKGCYAYQRKKFLQKRIDPGQGLIGQCYLEREKIVLYKVPDDYVHITSGLGDANPTCLILLPLKTEDSIEGVIEMAGFRRFEPHELEFLEKVCESTATVFKNVKNAERTKRLLQASQEQAEMMRSQEEEMRQNMEELAATQEEMQRKEQEFIRQIETYKARLGE; this is encoded by the coding sequence GTGAAATCCTCCCGCATCATTAACAACCTAACGCGCATCGGTATTGGGCTTGGTATGGTGTTTCCGCTGGGCTCTTTGGTTATTGATCTTTGGGCAAAGGACCTCACCATTTCACTCAAAAACCTGGCGAGCCTGTATTCACTAAACCCGCTTCATTGGATTATTCTTTCAGCACCAATTGTATTAGGAGGCTCATTCTATTACCTGGCCAAGCGCATTGCCAACCGCGAAAATTACCTGCTCAACATTGCCGCTAAAGAAAAGGAGCAAATGCAACTGATCTCCTCTTATATTACTGAACTTGGCAACGGCAACCTTACCACCAGCCTTCCGGATCACTTCGAAAACAAACCACTGCTTGAAGCACTCCACACCTTCAGAGATAAGCTACTTGCCGATCGAGAGCAATCGGAAAAACGGCAGTGGGTAAATGAAGGCCTTGCCAAATTTGGCGAAATACTAAGGGCACACGAAAACCTGGATGAGCTTGGGTATGCCGTTGTGAAGAACCTTGTTGAGTATTGTAATCTCACGCAAGGCGGTATTTTTGTAGTGGGCGGAGAAGATGCTCCATACCTTGAACTGAAGGGCTGCTACGCCTACCAGCGAAAGAAATTTTTACAGAAGCGAATCGACCCCGGCCAGGGACTAATCGGGCAATGCTACCTGGAACGCGAAAAGATAGTGCTGTATAAAGTGCCAGACGATTATGTACACATCACATCCGGCCTTGGCGATGCCAACCCAACCTGCCTGATTTTACTTCCGTTAAAAACAGAAGACAGCATTGAAGGCGTAATTGAAATGGCCGGATTCAGGCGCTTTGAACCACACGAACTGGAGTTTCTTGAAAAAGTATGCGAAAGCACAGCCACGGTATTTAAAAATGTAAAAAATGCCGAACGCACCAAACGCCTGTTACAGGCCTCACAGGAGCAAGCCGAAATGATGCGGTCGCAGGAAGAAGAAATGCGGCAAAACATGGAAGAGCTTGCCGCCACACAGGAAGAAATGCAGCGAAAGGAACAGGAGTTCATCCGCCAGATTGAAACTTATAAAGCCCGCTTAGGTGAATAA
- a CDS encoding outer membrane beta-barrel protein, producing the protein MKRLFGVLFIIGLIGAAQDAAAQKIGVFLGYGTEVEELGLGVNGEFAINDKVAIAPSFIYWFPEDPVSWWEFNANAMYYFTKSGSADFYGLAGINLFSAKVEGFDGNSEVGINLGVGANFNIGKNWEPFTELKFVLGDADQLGLFFGARFKLRK; encoded by the coding sequence ATGAAAAGACTATTCGGAGTATTGTTTATTATTGGCCTTATTGGTGCCGCTCAGGATGCTGCCGCACAGAAAATCGGGGTGTTTCTTGGTTATGGCACCGAAGTGGAAGAACTGGGCCTTGGGGTAAATGGGGAGTTCGCCATTAATGACAAAGTGGCTATTGCGCCAAGTTTCATTTACTGGTTTCCGGAGGATCCGGTAAGCTGGTGGGAGTTTAATGCTAACGCCATGTACTACTTTACCAAATCCGGTTCAGCCGATTTTTATGGACTCGCGGGGATTAACCTGTTTAGTGCAAAAGTTGAAGGTTTTGATGGCAACAGCGAAGTGGGGATTAACCTGGGTGTTGGCGCCAACTTTAATATCGGCAAAAACTGGGAGCCGTTTACTGAGCTTAAGTTTGTGCTGGGCGATGCCGACCAACTGGGGCTTTTCTTTGGAGCACGTTTTAAGCTTAGAAAGTAA
- a CDS encoding DUF2490 domain-containing protein, giving the protein MKKFLLFSLCVGLSYINLAQKQIVNQYNGWYMYFGNHRLTEKFSLHTEYQWRRADWITTWQQSLLRLGLDYRVTNNVLVTLGYGHIVTWPYGEQPVPAKFTEHRIWQNFILTQREGRFYFNHRFRPEQRWLEGNVFGEEGWVYRNRMRYRFLINYPLTKKEMGANTLFASVYDEIFIQFGPNFDRNYLDQNRLYGALGYQFSAKGNVQLGYMQQFIVKADGLKAERNHTLQVSLTYNADFRKSSKLTH; this is encoded by the coding sequence ATGAAAAAATTTTTGCTCTTTAGTTTATGCGTGGGCCTTAGCTATATCAATCTTGCCCAGAAACAAATTGTTAACCAGTACAACGGCTGGTACATGTACTTTGGCAACCACCGGCTGACGGAGAAATTCAGCCTGCACACCGAATACCAATGGCGCAGGGCCGATTGGATTACCACCTGGCAGCAGTCGCTGTTACGACTGGGACTGGACTATCGGGTCACAAACAATGTGCTCGTTACACTGGGTTACGGCCATATTGTAACCTGGCCGTATGGCGAACAGCCCGTGCCGGCAAAATTTACCGAACACCGCATCTGGCAGAATTTTATCCTTACGCAACGCGAAGGACGATTCTATTTCAATCACAGGTTTCGCCCAGAACAACGGTGGCTTGAAGGCAACGTGTTTGGTGAAGAGGGTTGGGTATACCGCAACCGCATGCGGTACCGGTTCCTTATAAATTACCCACTTACCAAAAAAGAAATGGGAGCTAATACGCTTTTTGCCAGCGTTTATGATGAAATCTTTATCCAGTTCGGTCCTAATTTCGATCGGAACTATCTTGATCAAAACCGGTTGTACGGAGCGCTTGGATACCAATTCTCAGCCAAAGGCAACGTGCAACTGGGGTACATGCAGCAATTTATTGTTAAAGCAGACGGCCTGAAGGCCGAACGGAACCACACGTTGCAGGTAAGCTTAACTTACAATGCCGACTTTCGAAAAAGTAGTAAATTAACACATTGA
- a CDS encoding saccharopine dehydrogenase NADP-binding domain-containing protein: MKTILVLGAGRSSSALIAYLLEFARKSNNRVVVGDLSYELACEKVRDVEAGRAIAFNITDDRQSAEAIRTADVVISLLPPQLHPTVARHCLTHAKHLLTASYVSEEMQNLHDAATQKGLLFLNECGLDPGIDHMSAMEIIHRIKQTGGKLKSFESFTGGLVAPDTDPENPWRYKFTWNPRNVVMAGQGTAKYLHNGIHKYIPYHQLFKRTTAIMVPGYGQFEGYANRNSLTYINAYGLDEIKTMLRGTLRYKGFCKAWDILVQLGCCDDTYTMKHAAGMTHADFIEAFLVDGSGPVQQRLVEHFGLHPDGDEIKRLSWSGFFSDEKIGLTEGTPAQITEHILNKKWKLNAADKDMIVMWHRFVYETGGKQHEIQSSLVVTGEDSVNTAMAKTVGLPLGMAARLLIEGKIKATGVQLPIRPEIYTPILKELKEYGIGFKEQERTL, from the coding sequence ATGAAAACGATTTTGGTTTTGGGTGCCGGCCGCTCGTCATCGGCATTGATTGCCTACCTGCTTGAGTTTGCCCGGAAGAGTAACAACCGTGTTGTTGTGGGTGACCTTTCGTACGAACTGGCATGCGAGAAGGTACGCGATGTTGAAGCAGGCAGGGCCATCGCCTTTAATATTACCGATGACCGGCAAAGTGCCGAAGCCATCCGTACAGCCGATGTGGTTATATCGCTGTTGCCGCCTCAGTTGCATCCAACAGTAGCCCGCCATTGTTTAACCCACGCCAAACATCTGCTTACCGCCAGCTATGTTTCTGAGGAGATGCAAAACCTGCATGATGCAGCCACACAAAAAGGACTTTTATTTTTAAATGAGTGCGGTCTGGATCCGGGCATTGATCACATGAGTGCCATGGAGATTATCCATCGTATTAAACAAACGGGAGGCAAGCTCAAGTCGTTCGAATCGTTTACCGGAGGCCTGGTTGCACCGGATACTGATCCGGAAAATCCCTGGCGCTATAAGTTTACCTGGAACCCCCGTAACGTGGTGATGGCCGGCCAGGGAACAGCAAAGTATTTACACAACGGAATTCATAAGTACATACCATACCATCAGCTATTTAAACGAACCACAGCCATTATGGTGCCTGGGTATGGCCAGTTTGAAGGGTATGCCAACCGGAATTCGTTAACCTATATTAATGCTTATGGATTAGATGAAATAAAAACCATGTTGCGTGGCACGTTGCGCTACAAAGGGTTTTGCAAGGCCTGGGATATACTGGTTCAATTAGGTTGCTGTGATGACACCTACACGATGAAACATGCTGCCGGCATGACGCATGCCGATTTTATTGAAGCATTTCTGGTTGACGGTTCGGGCCCGGTCCAGCAACGGCTGGTGGAACACTTCGGCCTTCATCCGGATGGCGATGAAATAAAACGGTTGTCCTGGTCGGGATTTTTTTCGGACGAAAAGATTGGGTTAACCGAAGGAACACCTGCGCAAATCACCGAGCATATATTGAATAAGAAATGGAAGCTGAATGCAGCTGATAAAGATATGATTGTGATGTGGCACCGCTTTGTTTACGAAACAGGCGGAAAGCAACATGAAATTCAATCCTCGCTGGTCGTTACCGGAGAAGATTCCGTGAACACTGCCATGGCTAAAACCGTAGGGCTTCCGTTGGGCATGGCTGCACGATTGCTGATTGAAGGTAAAATTAAAGCCACGGGTGTTCAACTTCCGATACGGCCGGAGATTTACACGCCTATATTAAAGGAGCTGAAGGAATATGGAATAGGTTTTAAGGAACAGGAGCGCACACTATAG
- a CDS encoding DUF4136 domain-containing protein, translating to MRKTVTTALGVMLSILGFAQDFEIAVEKGIDLKKYQTFTVVKGAVVSGGDQPIDANSLYNEIKPIIIRELQRKGYTYQDSAAELTATYVIESMMRTDVQRLGPLGQAPATNPAMVDQSQTWSREFRQGSLILNLVDTSRKTTVWSAEGTMDISRTRGGNLLDYAVKNAFRKFPDKTKTDKKSKKKKG from the coding sequence ATGAGAAAGACAGTTACAACTGCGTTGGGTGTTATGCTGAGTATACTTGGTTTTGCTCAGGATTTTGAGATTGCCGTAGAAAAAGGCATTGATTTAAAAAAGTACCAGACATTTACTGTAGTAAAAGGAGCCGTTGTTTCGGGGGGTGATCAGCCCATTGATGCGAATAGCCTGTATAATGAGATAAAGCCAATCATCATCCGCGAATTGCAGCGAAAAGGATATACGTATCAGGATTCGGCCGCTGAGCTTACCGCTACATACGTAATTGAATCGATGATGCGCACCGATGTGCAGCGGCTCGGCCCGCTGGGGCAGGCACCGGCCACTAATCCAGCTATGGTTGATCAATCGCAAACCTGGTCGCGCGAATTTCGTCAGGGTTCGCTTATCCTTAACCTGGTGGATACCTCACGTAAAACAACCGTATGGTCAGCCGAAGGAACGATGGACATTTCGCGCACCCGGGGCGGAAACCTGCTGGATTATGCGGTGAAAAATGCGTTCCGGAAATTTCCCGATAAAACAAAAACCGATAAAAAGTCTAAAAAGAAAAAAGGCTGA
- a CDS encoding alanine--glyoxylate aminotransferase family protein gives MVSFYPGPSRVYPKVKRYLQDAYRNNIVSINHRSDEFVEISKSTIRLLHEKLAVPADYTIYFVSSATECWEIIAQSLIKEQSIHLFNGAFGKKWHAYTNRIKPGAIARPFHLQDRLKPSVYNKADVICLTQNETSNGTQVNRKIISQIRKKNPHALLAVDATSSMAGIQLDIETADVWFASVQKCFGLPAGLGLMICSPKALERAEEVNNRLHYNSLLYLHEMMQHYQTSYTPNVLGIYLLMRVLESVRPINKVSSTIKSRYKKWEAFFDTKSDQLNFLAHNKTVRSHTVLAIEAPAAKVQQVKAAATNAGFQLGNGYGEWKNTTFRIANFPAIQRKEIARLMDFLYGHI, from the coding sequence ATGGTCTCCTTTTACCCCGGGCCTTCGCGGGTTTACCCTAAAGTTAAACGATACCTGCAGGATGCATACCGCAACAACATTGTCAGTATTAATCACCGCAGCGATGAATTTGTTGAAATTTCAAAAAGCACAATCCGGCTGCTTCACGAAAAACTGGCTGTGCCGGCCGACTACACTATTTACTTTGTTTCATCGGCAACCGAGTGTTGGGAGATTATTGCTCAATCATTAATTAAAGAACAAAGCATCCATTTGTTTAACGGGGCCTTCGGAAAAAAGTGGCACGCGTACACCAATCGTATAAAACCCGGGGCAATTGCCCGGCCCTTCCATCTCCAGGACCGTCTGAAACCTTCGGTTTACAACAAAGCCGATGTTATCTGTTTAACCCAAAATGAAACATCAAATGGAACCCAGGTTAATCGTAAAATTATCAGTCAAATCAGAAAAAAAAATCCGCACGCTTTGCTTGCCGTTGATGCCACTTCTTCGATGGCGGGCATCCAACTGGATATTGAGACAGCCGATGTTTGGTTCGCTTCTGTGCAAAAATGTTTTGGTCTGCCGGCCGGTCTGGGCTTAATGATATGCTCCCCGAAAGCCCTGGAACGTGCCGAAGAGGTGAATAACCGGCTGCATTACAACAGCTTGCTATACCTGCACGAAATGATGCAGCACTACCAAACTTCGTACACGCCTAATGTGCTGGGCATTTACCTGCTGATGCGCGTGTTGGAATCTGTGAGGCCGATTAATAAAGTAAGCAGCACCATAAAATCGCGGTATAAAAAGTGGGAAGCATTTTTTGATACGAAAAGTGACCAACTCAACTTTTTAGCACACAACAAAACTGTGCGTTCGCATACTGTGCTGGCCATTGAGGCTCCGGCCGCTAAAGTGCAGCAGGTAAAGGCGGCCGCAACAAATGCCGGCTTCCAGCTGGGTAATGGCTATGGTGAATGGAAAAACACAACTTTCCGAATTGCCAACTTCCCGGCCATCCAGCGTAAGGAAATTGCCCGGCTGATGGATTTTTTGTATGGGCATATTTAA
- a CDS encoding quinone-dependent dihydroorotate dehydrogenase has translation MYRILIRPILFLFDAERVHHLVFQVLRFIGNIPGFKNLLSALYRIRSSRLERTVFGLTFNNPVGLAAGFDKDARLIDELACFGFGFIEIGTLTPKPQPGNEKPRLFRLPADSALINRMGFNNEGALAAVERLKKRKSQVVIGGNIGKNKTTPNEKALDDYAYCIEALYPYVDYFVVNVSSPNTPGLRELQEKEPLRKLLAYVKALAGSKEKVKPVLLKIAPDLTVEQLDDVIEILKETKTDGVIATNTTTSREGLATDQKTVEKIGAGGLSGKPLTGKSTEVIKYLRRELGPDYPIIGVGGIMSVEDALEKLKAGANLIQIYTGFVYEGPGFVKRINKAVQTLWDSL, from the coding sequence ATGTACCGCATTCTTATTCGGCCAATTCTTTTTTTGTTTGATGCCGAGCGCGTTCATCACCTTGTTTTTCAAGTGCTTCGGTTTATAGGAAACATTCCCGGTTTTAAGAATCTGTTATCCGCGTTATACCGGATTCGTTCATCCCGGCTTGAACGAACCGTTTTCGGATTAACGTTTAATAATCCGGTAGGCCTGGCAGCCGGTTTCGATAAGGATGCCCGACTGATTGATGAACTGGCATGTTTTGGATTTGGATTCATTGAGATTGGAACATTAACCCCGAAACCGCAACCGGGAAATGAAAAACCCCGGCTGTTTCGCCTGCCAGCCGATAGCGCATTAATTAACCGGATGGGATTCAATAATGAAGGAGCGCTGGCAGCGGTTGAACGTTTGAAGAAACGAAAATCGCAGGTTGTTATTGGCGGGAACATCGGGAAAAACAAAACTACACCCAACGAAAAGGCATTGGATGACTATGCCTATTGCATAGAAGCGCTCTATCCGTATGTGGATTATTTTGTGGTGAACGTAAGTTCACCTAACACACCGGGTCTCCGTGAACTACAGGAAAAAGAGCCCTTGAGGAAGTTGCTTGCCTATGTGAAGGCGCTGGCAGGTTCGAAAGAAAAGGTGAAACCCGTTTTACTGAAAATCGCCCCGGATTTAACCGTTGAACAGCTGGATGATGTGATTGAGATTTTGAAAGAAACAAAAACTGACGGAGTTATTGCCACCAACACCACCACATCGCGCGAAGGATTGGCGACTGATCAAAAAACTGTTGAAAAAATCGGTGCAGGCGGGTTGAGCGGCAAACCGCTTACCGGCAAATCCACCGAAGTAATAAAATACTTGCGCAGGGAACTCGGCCCGGATTATCCCATCATTGGCGTGGGAGGAATTATGTCGGTGGAGGATGCCCTTGAAAAACTAAAAGCCGGTGCCAACCTGATTCAGATCTACACCGGCTTTGTATATGAGGGGCCGGGGTTTGTGAAGCGAATAAACAAAGCTGTACAAACCCTGTGGGATTCTCTGTAG
- a CDS encoding PorT family protein, whose protein sequence is MKLPVLTLFILIPLVSISQFYFRTTANLSTVSDAESGPQLTHPKSLWGASLGIGGIFKAKKLTLLTEMNFTQKGFKIHETPNGFGFTVDEKLRLRLSYLEFPILAKLNLDKKNNRIYLAAGPYLAFALGGKYEYSYYENNQGTITQISHNGFSFDSDLVGYAGEDYTVKKKADFGLQFGLGYSVRPKTILDLRYGIGLTKLSPDDPSEPKNRCFQIGLVFLGR, encoded by the coding sequence ATGAAACTGCCTGTCTTAACTCTATTTATTTTAATTCCATTAGTAAGCATAAGCCAATTCTATTTTAGAACAACAGCAAACCTCAGTACTGTTTCTGATGCAGAATCAGGCCCACAATTAACTCACCCTAAATCGTTATGGGGAGCAAGCCTTGGGATTGGCGGTATTTTCAAGGCCAAAAAGCTTACGTTATTAACAGAAATGAATTTCACTCAAAAAGGATTTAAAATTCATGAAACACCTAATGGCTTTGGCTTTACTGTCGATGAAAAGTTACGGTTAAGGCTTAGCTACCTTGAATTTCCGATCTTAGCTAAACTTAATCTTGACAAAAAGAATAATCGCATTTACTTAGCTGCAGGTCCTTACCTGGCTTTTGCACTTGGTGGTAAATACGAATACTCATACTATGAGAATAATCAAGGAACAATTACCCAGATTAGCCATAATGGATTTTCTTTTGACTCGGATTTAGTAGGTTATGCAGGTGAAGATTATACCGTGAAGAAAAAAGCAGATTTTGGATTGCAGTTTGGCCTCGGGTATTCTGTACGCCCAAAAACTATTTTAGATCTCCGTTACGGTATAGGCCTTACAAAATTATCCCCCGATGATCCTTCAGAACCAAAAAACCGGTGCTTTCAAATTGGACTAGTTTTTCTAGGTCGATAA
- the rnhA gene encoding ribonuclease HI: MIRIYTDGAAQGNPGPGGYGTILKFNDHVKELSQGYRLTTNNRMELLAVIAGLEAIRKKGIPVTVYSDSKYVVEAVKQGWLWTWEKKNFKNKANPDLWKRFIPLYHTFKPKFVWIKGHAGHPENERCDELAVQAAHAPNLLVDEVYEKTNGL, from the coding sequence ATGATCCGCATTTATACCGATGGCGCAGCACAGGGCAATCCGGGGCCAGGGGGTTATGGCACGATTCTAAAATTTAATGATCATGTTAAGGAACTAAGCCAGGGTTACCGGCTAACAACCAACAACCGCATGGAATTACTGGCTGTAATTGCCGGGCTGGAAGCCATCCGCAAAAAAGGCATACCCGTTACTGTTTATTCCGATTCCAAATATGTTGTTGAGGCAGTTAAGCAAGGATGGCTTTGGACATGGGAGAAAAAAAACTTTAAAAACAAGGCCAACCCCGATTTATGGAAACGGTTCATCCCGCTTTACCATACGTTTAAACCTAAATTCGTGTGGATAAAAGGGCACGCAGGGCATCCGGAAAATGAACGCTGCGATGAACTGGCCGTACAGGCTGCCCATGCCCCTAACCTGCTGGTGGATGAGGTCTATGAGAAAACCAACGGGCTATAG
- a CDS encoding MarC family protein — protein sequence MANFKEIFSVSLILFSVIDIIGSIPFIIIIKQREGRIHAEKATLISAVLMVGFLFLGQSILKLFGLDVASFAVAGSIVIFIVAMEMILGRTLIKDDPEAKGSGSIVPLAFPLIAGAGTLTTILSLRAVYEEVNILIGILLNLIFVYLVLRSSSWLERKLGKSVFSVLRRVFGVILLAIAVKIFKDNVGFSI from the coding sequence ATGGCCAATTTCAAGGAAATCTTTTCCGTATCCCTTATCCTGTTTTCTGTAATTGATATCATTGGCTCCATTCCGTTTATCATCATCATTAAACAGCGCGAGGGGCGCATCCATGCCGAAAAGGCCACCCTCATCTCGGCTGTGCTGATGGTTGGTTTTCTTTTTCTCGGCCAATCAATACTAAAACTGTTCGGTCTGGATGTTGCCTCGTTTGCCGTGGCCGGCTCTATCGTCATCTTTATTGTAGCGATGGAAATGATCCTGGGCCGCACCTTGATTAAAGATGATCCGGAGGCCAAAGGCTCCGGATCTATTGTTCCGCTGGCCTTTCCGCTAATTGCCGGAGCCGGCACGCTCACCACCATCCTGTCGCTGCGGGCCGTGTATGAGGAAGTAAATATCCTCATCGGTATTTTACTCAACCTCATCTTTGTTTACCTGGTGCTTCGCTCCTCTTCGTGGCTGGAGCGTAAACTCGGCAAATCGGTGTTTTCAGTTTTGCGCAGGGTGTTTGGGGTTATCCTGCTGGCCATCGCAGTAAAGATCTTTAAAGATAATGTCGGGTTCAGCATATGA
- the xerD gene encoding site-specific tyrosine recombinase XerD, whose translation MTWESYTKQFAHYLKLERSLSQNSIEAYTHDIELLARFLELKKEVVAPPALKTKHIKEFLKYVNDLGMSAYSQARILSGIKAFYKYLLFEERITADPTELIEGPKIGRKLPDTLSYPEIEKLVDAIDLSKPEGGRNRAMLEVLYGSGLRVSELVNLQMSNLYFDIGFLRVIGKGNKERLVPMGRDAQKYLKIYIEEIRGKYPHKTPQKGSESFVFLNRHGKKLTRVMVFTVIKNLASAIGLKKNISPHTFRHSFATHLIEGGADLRAVQEMLGHESITTTEIYTHLDRDYLRQVITEFHPRK comes from the coding sequence ATGACCTGGGAGAGTTATACTAAGCAGTTTGCACATTACCTGAAGCTGGAGCGCTCGCTTTCCCAAAACTCCATTGAGGCCTACACGCATGATATTGAGTTACTGGCCCGGTTTTTAGAACTAAAAAAGGAAGTAGTCGCTCCGCCTGCGCTTAAAACAAAGCACATTAAAGAATTTTTAAAATATGTAAATGACTTGGGGATGAGTGCCTACAGCCAGGCCCGGATACTTTCAGGAATCAAGGCATTTTATAAATACCTGTTGTTTGAAGAACGGATTACAGCCGATCCCACTGAATTAATTGAAGGTCCAAAAATTGGCCGCAAACTGCCGGACACACTCAGCTATCCTGAAATTGAAAAGTTGGTTGACGCAATAGACCTTTCTAAACCTGAAGGCGGAAGAAACCGGGCTATGCTGGAAGTGCTGTATGGTTCGGGCTTGCGGGTATCTGAACTGGTAAATCTGCAAATGAGCAACCTGTATTTCGATATAGGCTTTCTGCGGGTAATCGGTAAAGGCAATAAAGAGCGACTCGTACCGATGGGCCGTGATGCACAGAAGTATTTGAAAATCTATATAGAAGAAATCAGGGGGAAGTATCCGCACAAAACACCTCAAAAAGGAAGCGAATCGTTTGTTTTTCTGAATCGCCACGGAAAAAAACTAACCCGCGTGATGGTGTTTACCGTTATTAAAAACCTGGCAAGCGCCATTGGCCTGAAAAAAAACATAAGTCCGCATACGTTTCGTCATTCATTTGCCACGCATTTAATTGAAGGCGGTGCCGATCTGCGGGCCGTGCAGGAAATGCTGGGTCACGAATCAATCACTACCACTGAAATCTATACACACTTGGATAGGGATTACCTGCGTCAGGTAATTACGGAATTTCATCCGCGTAAATAA
- a CDS encoding cytidine deaminase, protein MNELTVFKHFDDLDQESKYLAHKAKDAAQFAHASYSKFCVGAALVLDDGTVVTGANYENASYPLSMCAERVALYAAAAQYPDKRVVKLVVVAKKKGGKDLVPATSCGGCRQVILEFETNQKKPITLIMQNEDHHWIKASSAADLLPYSFSKQNLDSHGKK, encoded by the coding sequence ATGAATGAATTAACCGTCTTCAAGCATTTTGATGACCTGGATCAGGAATCGAAATACCTGGCGCATAAAGCGAAAGATGCCGCCCAGTTTGCACATGCCAGTTACTCCAAATTCTGTGTTGGCGCTGCCCTGGTGCTGGACGATGGAACCGTGGTAACCGGTGCCAATTATGAAAATGCATCCTATCCGCTAAGCATGTGTGCCGAGCGTGTTGCCTTGTATGCGGCTGCCGCGCAGTATCCGGATAAACGTGTAGTAAAACTGGTCGTGGTAGCGAAAAAGAAGGGCGGCAAAGACCTGGTACCGGCTACCTCATGCGGGGGTTGCCGGCAGGTTATCCTGGAATTTGAAACCAACCAGAAAAAACCCATTACGCTCATTATGCAAAATGAAGACCACCACTGGATAAAGGCCTCTTCAGCCGCTGATTTACTGCCTTACTCTTTTTCGAAACAAAACCTCGACAGCCACGGCAAAAAATGA
- the aroQ gene encoding type II 3-dehydroquinate dehydratase, with amino-acid sequence MNIHIINGPNLNLLGVREEAIYGSRDFENYFEELKEQFPALSLAYFQSNVEGELINKLHEVGFKADGIVLNAGAYTHTSVALHDAIAAIQTPVVEVHISNIYAREEFRHKNLITSKCIGLISGFGLTGYEMAIRYLVNRKSKI; translated from the coding sequence ATGAACATCCACATTATCAACGGACCAAACCTTAACCTGTTGGGAGTGCGCGAAGAAGCAATTTACGGCAGCCGGGATTTTGAGAATTATTTCGAAGAACTGAAAGAACAGTTCCCCGCACTCAGCCTTGCATATTTTCAGTCGAACGTGGAAGGCGAACTGATTAACAAATTGCACGAGGTAGGCTTTAAAGCCGATGGCATTGTACTGAATGCCGGGGCATACACACATACATCGGTAGCCCTTCACGATGCCATTGCGGCCATACAAACACCGGTAGTTGAAGTGCACATTTCGAATATTTACGCGCGCGAAGAGTTCAGGCATAAAAACCTGATTACCTCCAAATGCATCGGGTTGATTTCAGGTTTTGGCTTAACCGGCTATGAGATGGCCATCCGATACCTGGTCAATCGAAAATCCAAAATCTAA